Proteins co-encoded in one Saprospira grandis genomic window:
- a CDS encoding DUF4956 domain-containing protein translates to MNSLYERLQLYGQDLLNSIHPIDLVINLLLVTLLSWLLAAIYVRYGRALSNRKRFAANFMPLALTTMLVMLIVKSSLTLSLGLVGALSIVRFRAAIKEPEELSYLFIVIGLGLAAGANQPFLALILFSFLSLAILANYWMRPAAYYQKEGAIYLELRTDLEEPLLIEESLKKILGPKLQLRRMDALGEGMGLELSFSLPACETAQLQAAQKALQALSANTSFLVVAQTDLPL, encoded by the coding sequence ATGAATAGTTTATACGAGAGGCTGCAGCTATATGGCCAAGATTTGCTCAATAGTATTCATCCCATTGATTTAGTGATCAATTTATTGTTGGTGACCTTGCTGAGCTGGCTGCTAGCGGCCATTTATGTCCGCTATGGCCGAGCCTTGTCTAATCGCAAGCGCTTTGCCGCCAATTTTATGCCCTTGGCCCTAACCACCATGCTCGTTATGCTGATTGTCAAATCTTCTTTGACCCTTTCTTTGGGCTTGGTGGGCGCGCTCTCTATTGTACGCTTTCGAGCAGCAATTAAGGAGCCCGAAGAGCTCAGCTATTTGTTTATCGTGATTGGCTTGGGCCTAGCGGCTGGGGCCAATCAGCCCTTTTTGGCCCTCATTTTATTTAGCTTTCTGAGTTTGGCCATTTTGGCCAATTACTGGATGCGGCCCGCCGCTTACTACCAAAAAGAAGGGGCCATTTATCTGGAGCTCCGCACCGATTTGGAAGAGCCCCTTTTGATTGAAGAAAGTTTGAAGAAAATATTGGGACCAAAATTGCAGCTTCGCCGAATGGATGCCCTAGGCGAGGGGATGGGCCTAGAACTCTCTTTTTCTTTGCCCGCCTGCGAAACCGCCCAACTACAAGCAGCCCAAAAAGCCCTACAGGCGCTTTCGGCCAATACGAGCTTTTTGGTGGTGGCCCAAACTGACCTCCCCCTTTAA
- the porU gene encoding type IX secretion system sortase PorU, whose amino-acid sequence MPNSSLSILPLFLLLASSLFGQNLTPVQIQLDWSPSFKSADALSPQQQYPHFEGAVYDENEMLPYWTYSLRLRQTSQIQAELQGAIYEPLAVPANWRPQLPAAIQTEQLFERGQPLAQIKVLPIRYNSNSGQYEKLVQAELKISLSPSPSPLARKSILHPVQQSALASGQIYKLAVSESGLYKISRQDLSAMGWDPNSINPQQIQIFGNGGQMVPEIIGHAQMIDDLQELAIWVEGEQDGRFDENDFVLFYAKGPRNWQYQSNTDRYQHQQNIYSDQACYFIKINSANGRRISSRNNGSNPDYSSSSYDALAHYETDEIALMEDVIALPPSGRLWLGDPFQISRNQDFSFDIPNRLPNEEVIVQSSFLARLISGTGSGSLIISEGNQSRQTGTLGTVSSYVYALYAQTLNQRFSFVPASNGSISLNYQFNHPSSGAEAWLDYISLQARANLRYENTPLFFRDSRSLSANQAQYQIENAGANLQLWDLTEWGNIKAQSFSQTGSNISFVAPADTLREFVLFQADNIGAPSLLGPLDNQNLHNITQAPQLLIIYHPDFASEAQRLAQHRQEHSDITSLAVDINQIYNEFSSGQQDATALRNFCRMLYERSSGNDSLRYLLLFGDGSFDPKGLSKKRTEHLNFVPSYQTPNTLEPLRTYTSDDFFALLDLGEGDPNANQALDIGVGRLPAASLSEARTMVDKIIDYDSQPLAQQDWRNRLTFWADDQDNNIHINDADNIAQTVAANHPNYNINKIYLDAYQQQSTSGGSRYPDVNAAILQDLFKGTLVVNYLGHGGWDGLAQERIFTLSEIQQMNNPNKLPLFVTATCSFAPFDDPKNLCAGEQLILKPNAGAIALLTTVRVVLADANQHLTANTFDQLFSPIGNRMPTLGEVLQRAKNNSGILSASNSRKYVLLGDPSMTLAYPQMQVATTSINGQAPSGADSISALQLVQIEGEVQDQNGQLLSNFNGTLYPTVFDKADTAKTRANDSDSQIRNFILQKKVIFKGRASVTNGRFSFSFMVPRDINYSLGYGKISYYAEDGQSIDASGHYNGIVVGGTNPNAAEDNEPPTVKVYMNDLNFAKGGITDRNPLLLVQLEDDNGINTVGNGIGHDLTGILTYTIDEQTYSYNLNEFYQAEEDDFRKGSIEYPLNNLPEGLHQVQVKAWDVYNNMGQGETEFVVADNAQMALNNILNYPNPFTDHTEFMFEHNLPGQELEVMVQIYTVSGKLVKTIQQPISAAENTGYRIDGIHWDGRDDFGDQLARGVYIYKLSLRAESLSVEDETEIKQEASFQKLVLLK is encoded by the coding sequence ATGCCTAACTCCTCTCTTTCTATTCTGCCCCTCTTTTTACTCTTAGCGAGTTCATTATTTGGGCAAAACTTAACCCCTGTTCAAATACAACTAGATTGGAGCCCCAGCTTCAAATCTGCAGATGCGCTGTCGCCACAACAACAGTACCCCCATTTTGAAGGGGCCGTCTATGATGAGAACGAAATGCTGCCTTATTGGACCTATAGCCTTCGCCTGCGACAAACAAGCCAAATTCAAGCCGAATTGCAAGGGGCCATTTATGAACCCCTAGCCGTGCCCGCCAACTGGCGGCCCCAACTGCCCGCAGCTATCCAAACAGAACAGTTGTTTGAAAGAGGCCAGCCTCTGGCCCAAATTAAAGTTCTACCTATTCGCTATAATAGTAATAGCGGACAGTATGAGAAGTTAGTGCAAGCCGAGCTAAAAATTAGCCTCTCGCCTAGCCCCTCGCCCCTAGCCCGCAAATCTATTCTGCACCCGGTCCAACAATCTGCCCTAGCTAGTGGCCAAATTTATAAACTGGCCGTAAGCGAATCGGGCCTCTATAAAATTAGCCGCCAAGACCTAAGCGCCATGGGCTGGGACCCCAATAGTATTAACCCTCAGCAAATTCAAATCTTTGGCAATGGTGGCCAAATGGTTCCCGAAATTATTGGCCATGCCCAAATGATTGACGACCTCCAAGAATTAGCCATCTGGGTGGAAGGCGAACAAGATGGCCGATTTGATGAAAATGATTTTGTGCTTTTTTATGCCAAAGGCCCCAGAAATTGGCAGTACCAAAGCAATACAGACCGCTACCAACACCAACAAAATATTTATAGCGATCAAGCCTGCTATTTTATTAAGATAAATAGCGCAAATGGCCGCCGTATTAGTAGCCGAAATAATGGCAGCAATCCAGATTATAGCAGCAGCAGCTATGATGCCCTAGCCCACTATGAAACCGATGAAATCGCACTCATGGAGGATGTGATCGCCCTGCCGCCTAGTGGCCGCCTCTGGCTTGGCGACCCCTTCCAAATTAGCCGAAACCAAGACTTTAGTTTCGATATTCCCAACCGCCTTCCCAATGAAGAGGTTATCGTTCAATCTAGCTTTTTGGCCCGCCTAATTAGCGGAACAGGTAGTGGCAGCCTAATCATCTCTGAAGGCAACCAAAGCCGACAAACCGGAACCCTAGGCACGGTCAGTAGCTATGTCTACGCACTTTATGCCCAAACACTAAATCAACGCTTTAGTTTTGTTCCCGCTAGCAACGGAAGTATTAGCCTCAATTATCAGTTTAATCACCCTAGCTCTGGGGCAGAAGCTTGGCTAGATTATATCAGCCTGCAAGCTCGTGCCAATCTCCGCTACGAAAATACGCCCCTCTTTTTTAGAGATAGCCGCAGCCTTAGCGCCAATCAGGCCCAATATCAAATTGAAAATGCAGGCGCCAATCTCCAACTTTGGGACCTCACAGAATGGGGCAATATTAAGGCCCAAAGCTTTAGCCAAACAGGCAGCAATATCAGCTTTGTCGCCCCAGCCGATACCCTCCGAGAGTTTGTCCTCTTTCAGGCAGATAATATTGGCGCGCCTAGCCTTCTTGGCCCTCTAGATAATCAGAATTTACATAATATTACCCAAGCCCCACAATTACTCATTATTTATCATCCCGATTTTGCTAGCGAAGCCCAACGCCTGGCCCAACACCGCCAAGAGCATAGCGACATCACTAGCCTAGCCGTAGATATTAACCAAATTTATAATGAGTTTTCTTCTGGCCAACAAGATGCCACTGCCCTGCGCAATTTCTGCCGCATGCTCTACGAACGCTCTAGCGGAAACGATAGCCTGCGCTATCTGCTCCTCTTTGGCGATGGGAGCTTCGACCCCAAAGGCCTAAGCAAAAAACGAACAGAACATCTCAATTTTGTGCCTAGCTACCAAACCCCCAACACCCTAGAACCGCTGCGCACCTACACCTCCGACGACTTTTTTGCCCTTTTGGACCTAGGCGAAGGCGACCCCAATGCTAACCAAGCCCTAGATATTGGCGTGGGAAGACTGCCCGCCGCTAGCCTAAGCGAGGCCAGAACAATGGTCGATAAAATTATAGATTATGATAGCCAACCTCTCGCTCAGCAAGATTGGCGCAATCGCCTGACCTTTTGGGCCGATGATCAGGATAATAATATCCATATCAATGATGCCGATAATATTGCCCAAACTGTAGCCGCTAACCACCCCAACTATAATATCAATAAGATTTATTTGGATGCCTATCAGCAACAAAGTACCTCTGGCGGTAGCCGATACCCCGATGTTAATGCCGCTATCCTGCAAGATTTGTTCAAAGGAACATTGGTGGTCAATTATCTGGGCCATGGAGGCTGGGACGGACTCGCTCAAGAGCGAATCTTTACCCTCAGCGAAATTCAACAAATGAATAATCCCAATAAATTACCCCTCTTTGTTACCGCCACCTGCTCTTTCGCCCCCTTCGATGATCCCAAAAATCTTTGTGCAGGCGAACAGCTCATCCTCAAACCCAATGCTGGCGCTATTGCCCTACTCACAACGGTCCGAGTAGTACTCGCCGATGCTAACCAACACCTTACCGCCAATACTTTTGACCAACTCTTTTCGCCCATTGGCAACCGCATGCCCACCCTAGGCGAAGTCCTCCAAAGGGCCAAAAATAATAGCGGAATCCTTAGCGCATCTAACTCTAGAAAATATGTGCTCCTCGGCGACCCCTCCATGACCCTAGCCTACCCCCAAATGCAAGTAGCCACCACCAGCATCAACGGACAAGCCCCCAGCGGCGCCGATAGTATCAGCGCCCTGCAGTTGGTCCAAATTGAAGGAGAAGTGCAAGACCAAAACGGACAATTACTCTCCAATTTTAACGGCACCCTCTACCCCACCGTCTTCGATAAAGCCGATACCGCAAAAACAAGAGCCAATGATAGCGATAGCCAAATCCGCAACTTTATCCTCCAAAAGAAGGTGATCTTTAAAGGAAGAGCAAGCGTGACAAATGGCCGCTTTAGCTTCTCTTTTATGGTCCCTAGAGATATCAATTACAGCCTGGGCTATGGCAAAATATCTTATTATGCCGAAGATGGCCAGAGCATAGACGCTAGCGGCCACTACAACGGTATTGTGGTGGGCGGAACCAACCCCAATGCCGCCGAAGATAACGAGCCCCCAACAGTTAAGGTCTATATGAATGATCTCAATTTTGCCAAGGGCGGAATCACTGACCGCAACCCGCTTTTGCTGGTCCAATTAGAGGATGATAACGGCATCAATACCGTAGGCAATGGCATCGGCCACGACCTCACAGGCATCCTTACCTATACTATCGATGAACAAACTTATAGCTATAATCTCAATGAGTTTTATCAGGCCGAAGAAGACGATTTCCGCAAAGGGAGCATAGAATACCCCCTAAATAATCTGCCCGAAGGCCTGCATCAGGTCCAAGTTAAGGCTTGGGACGTATATAATAATATGGGCCAAGGCGAAACCGAGTTTGTGGTGGCCGATAATGCCCAAATGGCCCTCAATAATATTCTCAATTATCCCAACCCCTTTACGGATCATACCGAGTTTATGTTTGAACATAATTTGCCCGGCCAAGAACTAGAGGTGATGGTCCAAATCTATACGGTTTCTGGCAAATTGGTCAAAACAATCCAACAACCTATTAGCGCCGCCGAAAATACCGGCTACCGCATCGATGGCATCCACTGGGATGGCCGCGACGACTTTGGCGACCAACTGGCCCGAGGCGTCTATATCTATAAACTCAGCCTGAGGGCCGAAAGCCTGTCTGTAGAGGATGAAACAGAAATTAAACAAGAGGCTAGCTTCCAAAAATTAGTACTATTAAAATAA
- a CDS encoding SUMF1/EgtB/PvdO family nonheme iron enzyme, which yields MKKLLLLSLAGLLLATTACKREQRSQSTGWGYNSQEWGGFEKLPNYKGQITGPNLVLIEGGTFNMGQTEEDVMKDYRAAPRRQSLASFYMDETEVTNIDWLEYLYYLRRVYPSMPQVHLQALPDTLAWLDELSYNTPYVENYLRHPAYEDYPVVGVTWLQANEFCKWRSDRVNEMLLIEQGKIDPTSIEGQQGENTFSTGSYLSGIYQAQPGPKPAVNPATGEERAVRFEDGIMLPEYQLPTEAQWEFAALALVGNQSAARDENITDRRIYPWDGTTVRYPQHGRYQGAIVANFKRGRGDYMGMSGALNDNASITAPVRSYVPNDFGLYNMAGNVNEWVRDVYRPTTSLTLEDNNELNSFRGNVFTQVERNSNGTPVGVDSIGRLKYKPLDDNEIKDRRNFTKSNVINYGDGDIESRLNYGDSKLNNETKHMYQFGKHSLISDKARVYKGGSWADRAYWLSPGQRRFLDEDKASATIGFRCSMLRVGSPSGNRFKGGNQIKTRKKRTKRKF from the coding sequence ATGAAAAAACTATTGCTGCTTAGTTTGGCTGGCCTCTTACTAGCTACAACTGCTTGCAAACGCGAACAGCGCTCTCAGTCTACCGGCTGGGGATATAACTCGCAAGAATGGGGTGGTTTTGAAAAACTCCCTAACTATAAAGGCCAGATTACTGGACCTAATCTCGTTCTTATTGAAGGGGGTACCTTCAATATGGGACAAACCGAAGAAGATGTCATGAAAGACTACCGAGCTGCCCCTCGCCGTCAATCATTGGCTAGCTTCTATATGGATGAAACCGAGGTGACCAATATCGATTGGTTGGAATACCTCTACTACCTCCGTCGGGTGTACCCCTCTATGCCGCAAGTGCATTTGCAGGCCCTACCCGATACCCTAGCATGGCTAGACGAACTTTCTTATAATACGCCTTATGTAGAAAACTACTTGCGCCACCCCGCCTATGAGGATTATCCCGTAGTTGGTGTGACTTGGTTGCAAGCTAACGAATTCTGTAAATGGCGCTCGGACCGTGTGAATGAGATGTTGCTCATCGAACAAGGTAAAATTGATCCTACTTCTATTGAAGGACAACAAGGAGAAAATACCTTTAGCACGGGCTCTTACCTCTCTGGTATCTACCAAGCACAACCTGGCCCCAAACCTGCCGTGAATCCCGCTACTGGCGAGGAACGTGCCGTCCGCTTTGAAGATGGTATCATGCTTCCCGAATATCAGTTGCCCACCGAGGCACAATGGGAGTTTGCCGCCCTCGCACTCGTAGGTAACCAAAGTGCCGCCCGCGACGAAAATATCACTGACCGCCGTATCTACCCCTGGGACGGAACTACCGTTCGCTATCCTCAACATGGCCGCTACCAAGGAGCTATCGTAGCTAACTTTAAGCGTGGCCGTGGTGACTATATGGGTATGTCTGGCGCACTAAACGATAACGCAAGTATTACGGCGCCTGTCCGCTCTTATGTGCCTAACGATTTTGGCCTCTATAATATGGCCGGAAACGTAAACGAATGGGTGCGCGACGTTTACCGTCCCACTACTTCACTTACCCTAGAGGATAATAACGAGTTGAACAGTTTCCGTGGTAATGTCTTTACGCAGGTAGAACGCAATAGCAACGGTACTCCCGTTGGTGTAGATAGCATCGGCCGCCTAAAGTATAAGCCCCTAGACGATAATGAGATCAAAGATCGCCGCAACTTTACCAAGTCTAATGTAATTAACTACGGTGATGGCGATATCGAGTCTCGCCTCAATTATGGCGACTCTAAACTCAATAACGAAACTAAACATATGTACCAGTTTGGCAAACACTCTCTTATCTCTGATAAGGCCCGTGTTTACAAAGGAGGTTCTTGGGCCGATCGCGCCTACTGGCTCTCTCCCGGCCAACGCCGCTTCCTAGACGAAGATAAGGCTTCTGCTACTATCGGTTTCCGTTGCTCTATGCTCCGCGTGGGTTCTCCCTCTGGAAACCGCTTCAAAGGTGGAAACCAGATCAAAACGCGCAAAAAACGCACAAAACGTAAGTTCTAA
- a CDS encoding mechanosensitive ion channel family protein → MIDYQALLTNLFNMVMEYAPRLMLALALLYFGLKIIGQGMKLINNLLKKNDFDKDLRPFIISLVSVALKILLAISVVDIVGVETTSFVAVLASIGFAVGLALQGSLSNISSGILILIFKPFRTGDMVRAGDYMGRVKEIQIFNTILETLDHRRIVIPNKLLTDEALENISAAGIIRVSAPVGISYSADIDQARQVAREVIAGCPFAVSDKAYQHQVNVLALGASSVDLEVWVWAKADDYWETLFYMEEYLKKAFDKAGIEIPFSQMDVNFKPTSEYRLAVDVVVQQKGEEQEHE, encoded by the coding sequence ATGATTGACTATCAAGCGCTGCTAACCAACCTCTTTAATATGGTAATGGAGTATGCGCCAAGGCTGATGCTAGCCCTTGCCTTACTCTATTTTGGCCTCAAAATTATTGGCCAAGGAATGAAGCTGATTAACAATCTGCTGAAAAAGAATGATTTTGATAAAGACCTCCGCCCCTTTATTATTAGCCTAGTTTCGGTGGCCCTCAAAATTCTGTTGGCTATTTCGGTGGTGGATATTGTAGGGGTAGAAACTACCTCTTTTGTGGCGGTCTTGGCCTCTATTGGTTTTGCCGTAGGTTTGGCCCTGCAAGGCAGCTTAAGCAATATTTCTAGTGGTATCCTCATCCTGATTTTTAAGCCCTTCCGCACCGGCGATATGGTCCGCGCTGGCGATTATATGGGCCGAGTAAAGGAAATTCAGATTTTTAATACCATCCTAGAAACCTTGGACCATCGCCGCATTGTCATCCCCAATAAATTACTTACCGATGAGGCCCTAGAAAATATTTCGGCCGCCGGAATTATCCGGGTTTCTGCCCCGGTGGGCATTAGCTATTCGGCAGATATTGACCAAGCCCGCCAAGTGGCCCGAGAAGTAATTGCCGGCTGCCCTTTTGCCGTTTCCGATAAAGCTTATCAACATCAAGTGAATGTTTTGGCCCTAGGCGCCTCTTCTGTAGATCTAGAGGTTTGGGTCTGGGCCAAAGCCGATGATTATTGGGAGACCCTATTTTATATGGAGGAATACCTCAAAAAAGCCTTTGATAAGGCCGGAATCGAAATTCCATTCTCTCAGATGGATGTAAACTTTAAGCCGACTTCAGAATATCGCTTGGCGGTAGATGTTGTGGTGCAGCAAAAAGGAGAAGAGCAAGAACATGAATAG
- a CDS encoding PorP/SprF family type IX secretion system membrane protein: MLKFYPLLTLCLFLLSWAPLRAQDPVFSQFYAAPLQLNPALTGLEDAPVFHLNYRNQWPSISQAYVSYAASYSQFFSKQNSGFGASVLADVAGNGIYASTQIGLHYTYSLYLAENSRLRMGLEGQFINKRLNWDELVFLDQLDPATGSVDGSGNTNATQEARGANNLSYMDFGAGVLYQMPYFYGGFSIKHINAPSESYLSLNEVAATLPIRYTLHFGGQIPLSTGKKIRKAAYISPSILYSQQRDFKQLNFGAQSQYDIFLGGIWFRHTFSNADAVIFMLGVQQGPIKIAYSYDWTLSGLANASGGAHEVSLILNLASDKKRIDYNDCLKMFR; this comes from the coding sequence ATGCTCAAGTTTTATCCTCTCCTTACTCTTTGTTTATTTCTCCTTAGTTGGGCTCCTTTGAGGGCGCAAGATCCTGTATTTAGCCAGTTTTATGCGGCTCCCTTGCAGCTCAATCCCGCTTTGACGGGTTTGGAAGATGCGCCCGTATTTCATTTGAATTATAGAAACCAATGGCCGAGTATTTCGCAGGCTTATGTGAGTTATGCGGCTTCTTATAGCCAGTTTTTTAGCAAGCAGAATAGTGGTTTTGGGGCCTCGGTTTTGGCCGATGTGGCGGGCAATGGCATTTATGCTAGCACGCAAATTGGCCTGCACTATACCTATTCACTCTATTTGGCCGAAAATAGCCGGCTGCGGATGGGCCTAGAGGGGCAGTTTATCAATAAGCGCCTAAATTGGGATGAACTGGTCTTTTTGGACCAGCTAGACCCCGCCACGGGTTCGGTAGATGGCTCGGGCAATACCAATGCGACCCAAGAAGCCCGAGGCGCCAATAATTTGAGCTATATGGATTTTGGGGCAGGGGTTTTGTATCAAATGCCTTACTTTTATGGAGGATTCTCGATTAAGCATATCAATGCCCCTAGCGAAAGCTATTTGTCGCTAAATGAAGTGGCGGCTACCCTGCCCATTCGTTATACCTTGCACTTTGGGGGGCAAATTCCACTTTCAACAGGAAAAAAAATCAGAAAAGCCGCCTATATCTCGCCCAGTATTTTATATAGCCAACAGCGTGATTTTAAGCAGCTAAACTTTGGCGCCCAAAGTCAATATGATATTTTTTTAGGGGGAATTTGGTTTAGACATACTTTTTCTAATGCCGATGCCGTTATTTTTATGCTTGGCGTTCAGCAAGGGCCAATTAAAATAGCTTATAGCTATGATTGGACGCTCTCCGGTCTTGCCAATGCCTCTGGAGGCGCCCATGAAGTCTCGCTGATTCTTAACCTAGCATCCGATAAAAAACGCATAGACTATAACGATTGTCTAAAAATGTTTAGGTAG
- the porV gene encoding type IX secretion system outer membrane channel protein PorV, whose product MQQRILQAFSFVLGLGIFLGLPEAKAQCILKDGQLVQPDGSPCSNTIITAVPFLRITPDARFGAMGDAGIALDADPNSMHFNSSNLAWAPSDVGVSMNYTPWLRALGLNDVFLSYVSVYKHLDDRQTLGGSLRYFSLGEIQYTDDQGNALQTVSPREFELTGAYARKMSQNFSAALNLKYIYSSLGTGVAAGGETLTPAHAFAADVSFTYNKPMKVNDKEANLRIGLAMTNLGSKISYTQSADRDYLPANIGLGSAFTYDIDEHNSITFALDINKLMVPTPIPRSIEDENGNLVENPAYDSDGDAGQGDGTADYKQQSVPSSIFSSFNDAPAGAGEEFRELMYSVGMEYWYNKQFAVRAGHYNEHSTKGNRKYFTVGLGLKYNIFNINFSYLVPAVAAQRNPLDNTLRFSLVFDFGEAPEFDTKK is encoded by the coding sequence ATGCAACAGAGAATCTTGCAGGCCTTTAGTTTTGTTCTAGGCCTAGGAATATTTTTGGGTTTACCCGAAGCTAAAGCGCAGTGTATCCTTAAAGATGGACAACTCGTTCAACCCGATGGCAGCCCCTGCTCGAATACCATTATTACTGCTGTTCCCTTTTTGCGCATTACCCCAGATGCTCGCTTTGGTGCTATGGGCGATGCCGGTATCGCCCTAGATGCCGACCCCAACTCTATGCACTTCAATTCTTCTAACCTCGCCTGGGCCCCCAGCGATGTAGGAGTATCTATGAATTATACGCCTTGGCTTCGCGCCCTAGGCCTCAATGACGTTTTTCTCTCTTATGTCTCGGTCTATAAACACCTAGATGACCGCCAAACCCTAGGCGGCTCTCTCCGCTATTTCTCCCTAGGAGAAATCCAATATACCGACGATCAAGGAAACGCCCTGCAAACGGTTAGCCCCAGAGAGTTTGAACTCACTGGCGCCTATGCCCGTAAAATGAGCCAAAACTTTTCGGCCGCTCTTAACCTTAAGTATATTTACTCTAGCTTAGGAACAGGCGTAGCCGCTGGCGGAGAAACCCTAACGCCCGCCCACGCCTTTGCCGCCGATGTTTCCTTTACCTACAACAAACCTATGAAGGTCAATGATAAGGAAGCCAATTTACGTATTGGTCTGGCCATGACCAACTTGGGCTCTAAGATCTCTTATACCCAATCTGCCGACCGCGATTATCTGCCCGCCAATATTGGCCTAGGCTCTGCCTTTACCTATGATATTGATGAGCATAACTCGATCACTTTTGCCCTAGATATCAATAAATTGATGGTCCCCACGCCCATTCCCCGCAGCATCGAAGACGAAAATGGCAACCTAGTCGAAAATCCAGCATACGATAGCGATGGAGATGCGGGCCAAGGAGATGGTACCGCCGACTACAAACAGCAGTCTGTGCCTAGCTCTATTTTCTCTTCTTTTAATGATGCCCCCGCTGGCGCCGGCGAAGAGTTTAGAGAACTGATGTACTCTGTAGGTATGGAGTATTGGTATAACAAACAGTTTGCTGTACGTGCCGGACACTATAACGAGCACTCGACCAAAGGAAACCGCAAGTACTTTACGGTAGGCCTTGGCCTGAAGTATAACATCTTTAATATCAACTTCTCTTATCTAGTGCCTGCCGTAGCCGCCCAACGCAATCCCCTAGATAATACGCTTCGCTTTTCGCTTGTTTTTGACTTTGGCGAGGCCCCTGAATTTGATACCAAAAAATAA
- a CDS encoding DUF1015 family protein, whose amino-acid sequence MANIIPFRPVLPDLNDIISFDDFFGTAKRKFPLYYRDGYYQMDQEPSLLIYRIIRHNRSHTGIIACTHVEDYIQGHIKRHEFTLADKEARMQELFEERNGVIKPILLTYPNVLEIDALINRITISMPPSFKIPFEDDQHVFWLLKEEEHVQRLQELFKDKIPSSYICDGHHRMTTAERLYAQHKSKEAKNPYHYIMAAYFPASEILIHNYNRILKSLKGLSEEEFLQKLEKYYEVSLEPMAFRPLRRGEMGCYIKGRWRKLILKEEYSPGDETSVADSLDAHLFNRYILQDILGIEDVRNDVEVRYVGGVKGPAALERKVDEESAVAAFNLYPVAMEDLISISDLRGTLPPKSTYVEPRMRNGFTAQMYSKI is encoded by the coding sequence ATGGCTAACATTATCCCTTTTCGGCCAGTTTTGCCCGACCTCAACGACATTATTTCCTTTGACGACTTTTTTGGTACCGCCAAACGCAAGTTCCCCCTCTATTACCGAGATGGCTACTACCAAATGGACCAAGAGCCTAGCCTGCTGATTTATCGAATTATCCGACACAACCGCAGCCATACCGGTATTATTGCCTGCACCCATGTAGAGGATTATATTCAGGGCCATATCAAACGACATGAGTTTACCCTGGCCGATAAAGAGGCCCGGATGCAGGAGCTTTTTGAGGAGCGCAATGGTGTGATTAAACCCATTTTGCTCACTTACCCCAATGTGCTAGAAATTGATGCCCTGATTAACCGCATCACGATTTCTATGCCCCCTAGCTTTAAAATTCCCTTTGAAGACGACCAACATGTATTCTGGTTGCTCAAGGAAGAAGAGCATGTGCAGCGGCTACAAGAACTCTTTAAAGATAAAATTCCAAGCAGCTATATCTGCGATGGGCACCACCGCATGACCACCGCCGAACGGCTGTATGCCCAACATAAAAGTAAGGAGGCCAAAAATCCTTACCACTATATTATGGCCGCCTATTTTCCCGCTAGCGAGATCCTAATCCATAACTATAATCGCATTCTCAAGTCGCTCAAAGGACTTAGCGAAGAGGAGTTTTTGCAAAAACTAGAGAAATATTATGAGGTCAGCCTAGAACCCATGGCCTTCCGCCCACTCCGCCGTGGCGAAATGGGCTGCTATATTAAGGGCCGTTGGCGCAAACTCATTTTAAAGGAAGAATATAGCCCCGGCGATGAAACCAGCGTGGCCGATAGCCTAGATGCCCACCTCTTCAATCGCTATATTTTACAAGATATCTTGGGCATTGAGGATGTCCGCAATGATGTGGAGGTCCGTTATGTAGGGGGCGTGAAAGGCCCTGCGGCCCTAGAGCGAAAGGTAGATGAAGAGTCGGCCGTGGCCGCCTTCAACCTCTATCCCGTGGCTATGGAAGACCTCATTTCTATCTCGGACCTCAGAGGGACCCTGCCCCCCAAATCTACTTATGTAGAGCCCCGTATGCGCAACGGCTTTACCGCCCAAATGTATAGCAAAATCTAA